Proteins from a genomic interval of Channa argus isolate prfri chromosome 11, Channa argus male v1.0, whole genome shotgun sequence:
- the coq2 gene encoding 4-hydroxybenzoate polyprenyltransferase, mitochondrial — protein sequence MLLAKLTHELTLHVLRRTHYGPCYPCFDSLSSCILHKARRRTKCGAHSQTTLLGRGFYSTIQPSFRQREAHHYGRRSFSAARIVNSVPAPVQPYLRLMRLDKPIGTWLLYLPCTWSIALAADPGCLPDLGMLTLFGTGALLMRGAGCTINDMWDKDFDKKVSRTATRPIASGDISQMQALIFLGGQLSLALGILLCLNYYSIALGAASLSLVVTYPLMKRITYWPQLVLGLTFNWGALLGWSAVKGSCDWSVCLPLYFSGVMWTLIYDTIYAHQDRKDDLKIGVKSTALRFQEQTKPWLSGFMVAMMSGLVIAGVNAEQTLPYYAVLSTVAIHLTHQIYTLDINKAEDCWKKFVSNRNLGLLLFLGIVAGNLWKERRETLLQNEDESR from the exons ATGCTCTTAGCCAAGCTGACCCACGAGTTAACTCTGCACGTCCTGAGGAGGACTCATTACGGACCTTGCTATCCGTGCTTTGACTCCCTGTCAAGCTGCATCCTTCACAAGGCAAGAAGAAGGACTAAATGTGGTGCTCACTCACAGACTACATTGTTGGGAAGAGGGTTTTATAGCACAATTCAACCATCATTCAGACAACGTGAAGCACATCACTATGGAAGAAGGTCATTCAGTGCTGCTAGGATCGTGAATTCAGTGCCAGCACCTGTCCAGCCATATCTCCGATTGATGAGGCTTGACAAACCTATTG GGACATGGCTGCTTTACCTACCTTGTACATGGAGCATTGCGCTTGCTGCTGATCCTGGATGCCTCCCAGATCTGGGCATGCTCACTTTGTTTGGCACAGGTGCTCTGCTGATGAGGGGAGCAGGCTGCACCATTAATGACATGTGGGATAAGGACTTTGACAAAAAG gtGTCCAGGACAGCTACTCGACCGATTGCCTCTGGGGACATTTCTCAAATGCAGGCACTTATCTTTCTGGGAGGGCAGCTCTCTCTTGCCCTTGGGATCCTCTTGTGTCTCAATTATTACAG CATTGCTTTGGGTGCAGCTTCATTATCTCTTGTTGTCACGTACCCGCTGATGAAGAGGATCACTTATTGGCCACAGTTGGTGTTGG GGCTCACCTTTAACTGGGGAGCACTGCTTGGCTGGTCAGCTGTGAAAGGCTCCTGTGATTGGTCTGTGTGCCTCCCCCTGTATTTCTCTGGGGTGATGTGGACGTTGATATACGACACAATATATGCACATCAG GACAGGAAAGATGACTTAAAAATAGGAGTAAAATCTACTGCACTGAGGTTCCAGGAGCAAACCAAGCCTTGGCTAAGTGGCTTCATGGTGGCCATGATGTCAGGACTGGTTATAGCTGGTGTCAATGCTGAACAGACTCTCCCTTATTACGCTGTACTGTCCACAGTAGCCATTCATCTAACACATCAG ATTTATACATTGGACATCAACAAAGCAGAAGACTGCTGGAAGAAATTTGTCTCAAACAGAAACCTTGGgctgttgttatttttaggCATTGTTGCTGGCAATTTgtggaaagaaagaagagagaccTTGCTGCAAAACGAGGACGAATCCAGATAA
- the mboat4 gene encoding ghrelin O-acyltransferase has translation MGLFSWLWEHHQLLMHQCFSLPFAFLFYFLAIWGYLNLTYRYLFLSVGGCVLAVVTMGIYSLLLVISSFVFVILLCSMDPSRIHAWAFSIQMLWLTFWHLLIQYREYYLNEPVSIRLFLAVSSLMLLTQRITSVSMDLQENTVVLSFNASSKRKACVTLLPFISYILNFTTLLGGPLCSYSQFVSQMERINLKPPPSPLALVCLKLIQVISLELVKQCLIYVIKQNTSDSSSSAVLCAILWVWTLAVVLRIQYYSHWKISECLSNAAGLGFWKNSSGDSSDLSGLSDGDFWITESSSRISEFARRWNATTATWLRRLVFIRCKRFPLFMTFGFSLWWHGLHLGHFVGFLTWAATVKADYYIHRYLHPKLSSPWRKQLYTCLCWINTQMIVTCLVISVELRNISGLRLLFVTYIGLFPLGNIILLVILINTVG, from the exons ATGGGTTTGTTCAGCTGGCTATGGGAGCATCATCAGCTTTTAATGCATCAGTGTTTTTCACTTCCATTtgcgtttttgttttattttcttgctatATGGGGATATCTGAACTTGACGTACAG GtacctctttctttctgttggaGGATGTGTCCTGGCAGTTGTCACAATGGGCATCTATAGCTTGCTGTTGGTCATCTCCAGCTTTGTCTTTGTGATACTCCTTTGCTCCATGGACCCCAGCCGTATCCACGCCTGGGCTTTTAGTATCCAGATGTTGTGGCTAACCTTCTGGCACCTCCTTATACAGTACAGGGAATACTATCTGAATGAGCCTGTCAGTATCAG ATTGTTTTTGGCCGTGTCCTCTTTGATGCTGCTCACTCAGAGAATCACCTCCGTCTCCATGGACCTCCAGGAGAACACAGTTGTGTTATCATTTAATGCTTCATCCAAAAGAAAGGCATGTGTGACACTTCTCCCTTTCATTAGCTACATACTCAATTTCACCACATTGCTTGGTGGCCCCTTGTGTTCCTACAGTCAATTTGTGTCCCAAATGGAAAGAATCAACCTCAAACCTCCACCCAGTCCACTGGCGTTGGTATGCCTAAAACTGATACAGGTGATATCGCTGGAGCTGGTAAAGCAATGCCTCATTTATGttatcaaacaaaacacatctgaTTCATCTTcgtctgctgttctctgtgcCATCCTGTGGGTGTGGACTCTTGCAGTGGTTTTGAGGATCCAATATTACTCTCATTGGAAGATCAGTGAATGCCTCAGTAATGCAGCTGGCCTGGGCTTTTGGAAAAATTCATCAGGAGACTCCTCAGACTTGAGTGGACTATCAGATGGAGATTTTTGGATCACTGAGTCATCAAGTCGTATATCAGAGTTTGCCCGTCGGTGGAATGCCACCACCGCTACTTGGCTGCGTAGACTGGTTTTTATAAGGTGTAAACGGTTCCCATTGTTTATGACATTTGGTTTTTCATTGTGGTGGCATGGTTTACACTTAGGTCACTTTGTAGGGTTTCTGACCTGGGCAGCAACTGTGAAAGCAGACTACTATATACATAGGTACTTGCACCCAAAACTTTCTTCACCATGGAGGAAGCAGCTGTACACTTGTTTATGTTGGATAAATACTCAAATGATTGTTACTTGTCTTGTTATATCTGTAGAATTACGAAATATATCCGGCTTGAGACTTTTGTTTGTTACATATATTGGTCTGTTTCCACTTGGTAATATCATTCTACTAGTTATCTTAATAAACACGGTTGGCTAA